Proteins from one Microbacterium proteolyticum genomic window:
- a CDS encoding agmatine deiminase family protein, giving the protein MTWRMPSETAPHTRTWMAFPSEGPTLGETDAEREAGYAAWTAVAHAVADFEPVSMLVDPSELARARRLLSSEIEVVEAPVDEFWMRDSGPTFVVDPERPGALGAVDWIFNGWGDHDWSVWQKAAHHGRIIAEATGAELVPSLLVNEGGGIHVDGEGTVLLTETVQLDPRRNRYATRERVEAEMLRTLGATHAVWLPRGLTRDYGDFGTSGHVDIVATIPSPGVVLLHDQRNAAHPDHAVTRELRAFLETQTDAAGRPFDIRDLPAPATIRDAEGDTDWSYVNHLVVNGGVIACGFGEDEADATARGILEEVYPGRRVVTVDAREIFARGGGIHCITQQQPEVSA; this is encoded by the coding sequence ATGACCTGGCGCATGCCGTCCGAGACGGCCCCGCACACCCGCACGTGGATGGCGTTCCCGAGCGAGGGTCCGACCCTCGGCGAGACGGATGCCGAGCGCGAGGCGGGCTACGCCGCGTGGACCGCGGTCGCCCACGCCGTCGCCGACTTCGAGCCGGTGTCGATGCTCGTCGACCCGTCCGAGCTCGCTCGCGCCCGCCGCCTGCTGTCGAGCGAGATCGAGGTGGTGGAGGCGCCGGTCGACGAGTTCTGGATGCGGGACTCCGGTCCGACGTTCGTCGTCGACCCCGAGCGCCCCGGCGCCCTCGGGGCCGTGGACTGGATCTTCAACGGCTGGGGCGACCACGACTGGTCGGTGTGGCAGAAAGCTGCGCACCACGGCCGGATCATCGCTGAGGCCACCGGCGCCGAGCTCGTCCCGTCGCTGCTCGTGAACGAGGGCGGCGGCATCCACGTCGACGGTGAGGGCACCGTCCTGCTCACCGAGACCGTGCAGCTCGACCCGCGCCGCAACCGGTACGCGACCCGGGAGCGGGTCGAGGCCGAGATGCTCCGCACGCTCGGCGCGACGCACGCCGTATGGCTGCCGCGCGGCCTCACCCGCGACTACGGCGACTTCGGCACCAGCGGACACGTCGACATCGTCGCGACGATCCCCTCGCCCGGCGTGGTGCTCCTCCACGACCAGCGCAACGCCGCGCACCCCGACCACGCGGTCACCCGCGAGTTGCGCGCCTTCCTCGAGACGCAGACGGATGCCGCGGGCCGTCCGTTCGACATCCGCGACCTGCCCGCGCCGGCCACCATCCGCGACGCCGAGGGCGACACGGACTGGAGCTACGTGAACCACCTCGTCGTGAACGGCGGCGTGATCGCCTGCGGCTTCGGTGAAGACGAAGCGGATGCCACGGCCCGTGGCATCCTCGAGGAGGTCTACCCGGGTCGCCGGGTCGTGACCGTCGACGCCCGCGAGATCTTCGCGCGCGGCGGCGGCATCCACTGCATCACCCAGCAGCAGCCGGAGGTGTCCGCATGA
- a CDS encoding MFS transporter — protein sequence MSSTTRDTATTVAVGSSRVPLRFPTAGSTFIVGIAGYLGVNLSPYMIIAVQTGLGADVLTASWLVTGALLLTALTGLAVAPLCAGRSRRTVARAGLALAVVGFGLAALVPALLLPGLLVGGVGAGGAVAASGAAIAAFRNPDRVAGFYGLANRGIITVVLAVVPLIGLAPIDVFGSMAVFSLVALALVTWLPGAPAAPVQAAATAGAAVPLEVPATGTLRSAAKPSRTVTIAGFTLLIVFALWAASEDSLWAMVGVMGADQAGLTPEGLGVALSGATAGGLIASVGLMIVGDRLGRGIPLIVLLVLGGILKIVQGYVTDPTLFVVVFIVWNTTYALVFAFFVSTSAALDADGRWSGPLLATYLVGSALTPVIGANLASGLGYQGFTMTLAIASFVLAVPAGIIGLLSRRLERQAAEVSA from the coding sequence GTGTCCTCCACCACCCGCGACACCGCGACGACCGTCGCCGTCGGCTCCTCCCGCGTCCCGCTCCGATTCCCCACGGCCGGCTCGACGTTCATCGTCGGCATCGCCGGCTACCTCGGCGTCAACCTGTCGCCGTACATGATCATCGCCGTGCAGACGGGCCTCGGCGCCGACGTGCTCACCGCCAGCTGGCTCGTCACCGGCGCCCTCCTCCTCACCGCCCTCACGGGGCTGGCGGTCGCGCCGCTGTGCGCCGGTCGCTCGCGCCGCACCGTGGCGCGCGCCGGCCTCGCACTCGCGGTCGTCGGCTTCGGCCTGGCGGCGCTCGTTCCCGCGCTGCTCCTCCCCGGTCTGCTGGTCGGGGGAGTCGGCGCGGGTGGGGCGGTCGCCGCCTCCGGTGCCGCGATCGCGGCCTTCCGCAACCCCGACCGCGTCGCGGGCTTCTACGGTCTCGCCAACCGCGGCATCATCACGGTCGTCCTCGCGGTCGTGCCGCTCATCGGACTCGCCCCGATCGACGTCTTCGGCTCGATGGCGGTGTTCAGCCTCGTCGCTCTCGCACTCGTGACGTGGCTGCCCGGCGCCCCGGCGGCCCCCGTGCAAGCGGCAGCCACGGCGGGGGCGGCCGTCCCGCTCGAGGTGCCGGCCACCGGGACGCTCCGTTCGGCCGCCAAGCCCTCCCGCACGGTGACCATCGCGGGCTTCACGCTCCTGATCGTGTTCGCCCTGTGGGCCGCGAGCGAGGACTCGCTGTGGGCGATGGTCGGCGTCATGGGGGCCGACCAGGCGGGTCTCACACCCGAGGGGCTCGGCGTCGCCCTGTCGGGTGCGACGGCCGGCGGCCTGATCGCCTCGGTCGGGCTGATGATCGTCGGTGATCGTCTGGGACGCGGCATCCCGCTCATCGTTCTGCTGGTGCTCGGTGGCATCCTGAAGATCGTGCAGGGATACGTCACCGACCCTACCCTGTTCGTCGTGGTCTTCATCGTTTGGAACACCACCTACGCCCTCGTCTTCGCGTTCTTCGTCTCGACCTCGGCCGCCCTGGACGCGGACGGGCGGTGGTCGGGTCCGCTGCTGGCGACGTATCTGGTGGGGTCGGCGCTCACCCCGGTCATCGGCGCCAACCTCGCGTCCGGGCTCGGATACCAGGGCTTCACGATGACGCTCGCGATCGCGAGCTTCGTACTCGCCGTGCCGGCCGGCATCATCGGTCTGCTCTCGCGGCGGCTCGAGCGCCAGGCGGCCGAGGTGTCGGCATGA
- a CDS encoding ATP-binding cassette domain-containing protein: MTTSSTRVPAVRAEGLVKTFGSNRAVDGVDLVVEAGTVYGVLGPNGAGKTTTISMLTTLLRPDGGRAEIFGHDVVKDAHIVRQLIGLTGQFASVDEKLSATENLIIFARLLGLSRADARRKSTELLEEFGLTEAASRPLAKFSGGMRRRLDLAASLIAQPPLIFLDEPTTGLDPRTRGQMWDTIRRLVSTGSTVVLTTQYLDEADQLAGRIAVIDRGRVVAEGTALELKASVGQASLVLRLQPGSDLEVARATIARVLNATAVVSPEAARLTVPMSDPDEVTDLLVAFRAAGVHLSEFSVQQPTLDEVFLTLTGSGVPADDDAARETAADLEGVRS, encoded by the coding sequence ATGACCACCTCATCCACCCGCGTTCCCGCGGTGCGAGCCGAAGGGCTCGTCAAGACGTTCGGCTCGAACAGGGCCGTCGACGGCGTCGACCTCGTCGTCGAAGCCGGGACCGTCTACGGCGTTCTCGGCCCCAACGGTGCCGGCAAGACCACCACCATCAGCATGCTGACGACGCTGCTGCGTCCCGACGGCGGGCGGGCCGAGATCTTCGGCCACGACGTCGTCAAGGACGCGCACATCGTGCGGCAGCTCATCGGCCTCACCGGGCAGTTCGCCTCGGTCGACGAGAAACTCTCGGCCACCGAGAACCTCATCATCTTCGCCCGCCTGCTCGGGCTGTCGCGGGCCGATGCCCGCCGCAAGTCCACCGAGCTCCTCGAGGAGTTCGGCCTCACCGAGGCGGCATCCCGTCCGCTGGCGAAGTTCTCCGGCGGCATGCGCCGTCGCCTCGACCTCGCGGCATCCCTCATCGCCCAACCGCCGCTCATCTTCCTCGACGAGCCGACGACGGGCCTCGACCCCCGCACCCGCGGGCAGATGTGGGACACGATCCGGCGGCTGGTCTCGACCGGCTCCACCGTCGTGCTCACGACGCAGTACCTCGACGAGGCCGACCAGCTCGCCGGCCGCATCGCCGTGATCGACCGCGGACGCGTCGTCGCCGAGGGCACGGCGCTCGAGCTCAAGGCATCCGTCGGTCAGGCGTCGCTGGTGCTGCGCCTGCAGCCGGGCTCCGACCTCGAGGTCGCCCGAGCGACCATCGCGCGGGTCCTGAATGCCACGGCCGTCGTTTCTCCAGAGGCGGCGCGCCTCACGGTGCCGATGTCCGACCCCGACGAGGTCACCGATCTGCTGGTGGCCTTCCGCGCGGCCGGCGTGCACCTGAGCGAGTTCAGCGTGCAGCAGCCGACCCTCGACGAGGTGTTCCTCACGCTCACCGGCAGCGGAGTGCCGGCCGACGACGACGCGGCGCGCGAAACCGCCGCCGACCTGGAAGGAGTCCGCTCATGA
- a CDS encoding ATP-binding protein, which translates to MQVRFFGGLSVSSGADEGAIPGRGQQALLLRLAVDAGTTVGYRALADDVWPSDSPDDPRAALQSLASRLRRALPDGMLASVPGGYRLDLARDAVDITRFQDLVAAARADGDPALARDALALWTGDPWIPHDGFDWLVRDLWQDRGHAERLVVASPPPAPEAARVPAAIAGLVGRAAELGAIRDRLGTDRLVTIIGPGGAGKTTLALKTVRATPDVLVVELAPAAAGEVWAALAGAVGHGIRLNETTTTPPMSPRERVLEAVAGRDVVVVLDNCEHVIREAAEVAQTLLLRTPGLRILATSREPLGVVGEAFVDLGPLPALDADELFARRVRSARGIPPSPDERETATSIVQRLDGLPLAIELAAARARTLTFAEIDAGLSDRFALLANGPRLSPGRHRTLRALIDWSWDTLTDAERVALRASSVFPDGIGSGDADAIADAFGVDATVFDALVDRSLLVRRDGRFRLLETVREYGLDRLRAEGAETKFRERAADVLTVLAAERESTMRGPGLRAGLAWFDANEENLSSALRTRTVGPDRRPGRRLLRALLWAWAVRERVEELRPALAAFADPDAPLDDEPGVVIESLALFSDAFPEPGETPTFDPARFRARRLALEQAASRHPSEVTVLVAPLLRLAETVLQAHGSPAGRAWHVDVSDDEITSAPPWSRATLHMLRAGAAQNAGDAAALGVESERALRIFSEVGDPWGTGIASQLRSEWLILAGRLEDALVVSDDAARIVDGLSSVSDLLQMRAQSVGILLRLGRLDDARTRAADMEAVAAADGSVRALSQARMAAAQVEISAGDGVAALRQSQAIRLEPGFPDQITAWAGAQRAQALILLDRLDEARAALREALPLAVRSHDHPIVAAVLVAVAGWSAASGRPDVAREALARAEAVRGAADERDPFRRWVDERLSADTGEAPASAPGIPLGEVDADVLLALLD; encoded by the coding sequence GTGCAGGTGAGGTTCTTCGGCGGCCTCTCCGTGTCGTCGGGCGCGGACGAGGGAGCGATCCCCGGACGCGGGCAGCAGGCGCTGCTGCTGCGTCTCGCCGTCGACGCCGGGACCACCGTCGGATACCGGGCCCTCGCCGACGACGTGTGGCCCTCCGACTCCCCGGATGATCCCCGCGCAGCTCTGCAGTCGCTGGCATCCCGCCTGCGCCGGGCCCTCCCCGACGGGATGCTCGCGTCGGTTCCGGGCGGCTACCGGCTCGACCTCGCGCGCGACGCCGTCGACATCACGCGGTTCCAGGATCTCGTCGCGGCGGCCCGCGCGGACGGCGACCCCGCGCTCGCCCGCGACGCGCTCGCGCTGTGGACCGGCGACCCGTGGATCCCGCACGACGGCTTCGACTGGCTCGTGCGCGACCTGTGGCAGGACCGCGGACACGCGGAACGTCTGGTCGTGGCATCCCCTCCCCCCGCCCCGGAGGCCGCGAGGGTCCCCGCCGCGATCGCCGGGCTCGTCGGTCGCGCGGCCGAGCTGGGGGCGATCCGCGATCGCCTCGGCACCGACCGCCTCGTCACGATCATCGGACCGGGCGGAGCCGGCAAGACCACGCTCGCACTCAAGACCGTGCGCGCCACCCCTGACGTCCTGGTCGTCGAGCTCGCGCCGGCCGCCGCCGGAGAGGTCTGGGCTGCCCTCGCGGGCGCTGTCGGACACGGCATCCGGCTGAACGAGACGACCACGACCCCGCCGATGTCGCCGCGCGAGCGCGTGCTCGAGGCCGTCGCCGGGCGCGACGTGGTCGTCGTCCTCGACAACTGCGAGCACGTGATCCGCGAGGCCGCCGAAGTCGCACAGACGCTGCTTCTCCGCACGCCGGGCCTGCGGATCCTCGCGACGAGCCGCGAACCGCTGGGCGTCGTCGGCGAAGCGTTCGTCGACCTCGGCCCCCTGCCCGCCCTCGACGCCGACGAGCTGTTCGCCCGGCGCGTCCGCTCGGCGCGCGGCATCCCGCCCTCCCCCGACGAGCGCGAGACAGCGACGAGCATCGTGCAGCGCCTCGACGGCCTCCCCCTCGCGATCGAGTTGGCCGCGGCCCGTGCGCGCACCCTCACGTTCGCCGAGATCGACGCGGGCCTCAGCGACCGCTTCGCGCTGCTCGCGAACGGTCCGCGCCTCAGCCCCGGCCGTCACCGCACGCTCCGCGCCCTCATCGACTGGAGCTGGGACACGCTCACCGACGCCGAGCGGGTGGCCCTGCGCGCGTCGTCGGTGTTCCCCGACGGGATCGGCAGCGGTGACGCCGACGCGATCGCCGACGCCTTCGGGGTGGATGCCACGGTGTTCGACGCCCTCGTGGACCGCTCACTGCTCGTGCGGCGCGACGGACGGTTCCGGCTGCTCGAGACGGTCCGCGAGTACGGGCTCGACCGGCTGCGCGCCGAGGGCGCCGAGACCAAGTTCCGCGAGCGGGCGGCCGACGTGCTCACCGTCCTCGCCGCCGAGCGCGAGAGCACGATGCGCGGACCGGGTCTGCGGGCCGGGCTCGCGTGGTTCGACGCCAACGAGGAGAACCTGTCGTCCGCGCTGCGCACGCGCACGGTCGGCCCGGACCGGCGACCGGGCCGGCGGCTGCTGCGCGCGCTGCTCTGGGCGTGGGCGGTGCGCGAACGCGTCGAGGAACTGCGCCCCGCCCTCGCAGCTTTCGCCGATCCGGACGCACCGCTCGACGACGAGCCGGGCGTCGTGATCGAATCGCTGGCGCTGTTCTCCGATGCGTTCCCCGAACCGGGCGAGACTCCGACGTTCGATCCCGCGCGATTCCGGGCCCGGCGCCTCGCGCTCGAACAGGCGGCATCCCGTCATCCCTCCGAGGTCACCGTCCTGGTGGCCCCGCTCCTCCGCCTCGCCGAGACCGTGCTGCAGGCGCACGGCTCACCGGCCGGCCGCGCGTGGCACGTCGATGTCTCGGACGACGAGATCACGTCGGCGCCCCCGTGGTCGCGCGCGACGCTCCACATGCTGCGCGCCGGCGCCGCGCAGAACGCCGGCGACGCGGCGGCCCTCGGCGTCGAGAGCGAGCGGGCGCTGCGCATCTTCAGCGAGGTGGGAGACCCGTGGGGCACGGGCATCGCCAGTCAGCTGCGGTCCGAGTGGCTCATCCTCGCGGGTCGACTCGAGGACGCGCTGGTCGTGAGCGACGACGCCGCCCGGATCGTGGACGGCCTGTCGTCGGTGTCCGACCTCCTGCAGATGCGGGCGCAGTCCGTCGGCATCCTGCTCCGGCTCGGCCGGCTCGACGACGCACGCACGCGCGCGGCCGACATGGAGGCGGTCGCCGCCGCCGACGGCTCGGTCCGCGCCCTCTCCCAGGCGCGGATGGCCGCGGCCCAGGTCGAGATCTCGGCGGGAGACGGCGTGGCGGCTCTGCGCCAGTCGCAGGCGATCCGCCTCGAACCAGGGTTCCCCGACCAGATCACGGCGTGGGCGGGCGCGCAGCGCGCGCAGGCGCTCATCCTCCTCGACCGCCTCGATGAAGCCCGCGCCGCCCTCCGGGAAGCGCTGCCCCTCGCGGTCCGGTCGCACGACCACCCGATCGTCGCGGCCGTCCTCGTCGCCGTCGCCGGATGGAGCGCCGCGTCGGGCCGCCCCGACGTCGCGCGCGAAGCGCTGGCCCGGGCCGAAGCCGTCCGCGGCGCGGCGGACGAACGCGATCCGTTCCGGCGCTGGGTCGACGAACGCCTGAGCGCGGACACCGGAGAGGCTCCGGCATCCGCGCCCGGCATCCCTCTGGGAGAAGTGGATGCCGACGTGCTCCTGGCGCTGCTCGACTAG
- a CDS encoding Imm61 family immunity protein, whose amino-acid sequence MRVPDLGPMGRLAAEFSRALTAVFEKDQEGLIFRELVEGERPSLRATFVLYDFWEIDFSSERGIFGFGIPFRDSSVSLLLGPTDTLRLDDLERLFHELDERVRLRIPDKYLAAREAGDAPRIDGSAGKGAAEHAHRVVRALRDILGTRVSRLTVQDLVDSDGHVEFSVVFEIYNYFPVRFNYDRGSFGFAIVHGERGVSITPAGGHWPPLSELPLVLRHLDREIRSRIPYGFLESHGWAEPVASEIVLDPALITFAAQAGYRPHHDVTSLTLANAGGEIRYTVAAVPDGYLLTRADRAGEPEELMWAVTLSFVEVFLVELMSPSIRHRRLPRISLPHGWDEAADGFEPFRAEGRWTGLRRDGVALPVRLVDRDIVHPVIGYSHLLGGSLREVIDSFSAPDGAPLLTVFVRTAPVERP is encoded by the coding sequence ATGAGAGTGCCGGATCTCGGGCCGATGGGGAGGCTTGCTGCCGAGTTCAGTAGAGCACTCACCGCGGTGTTCGAGAAAGATCAAGAGGGGTTGATCTTCCGCGAACTCGTAGAGGGTGAGCGCCCGTCTTTGCGAGCCACATTCGTGCTGTACGACTTCTGGGAGATCGACTTCTCCTCTGAGCGCGGGATCTTCGGCTTCGGTATCCCATTCCGTGACTCCTCCGTGTCTCTGCTTCTCGGCCCCACGGATACTCTGCGACTCGATGACCTCGAGCGCCTCTTCCATGAACTGGATGAGCGAGTGCGGCTCCGAATCCCCGACAAGTACCTCGCGGCGCGCGAGGCGGGTGACGCCCCTCGAATCGACGGCTCGGCGGGAAAGGGTGCGGCAGAACATGCCCACCGGGTCGTGCGCGCCCTGCGTGACATCCTCGGAACACGGGTCAGTCGTCTCACCGTCCAGGACCTCGTGGACAGCGATGGTCACGTCGAGTTCTCGGTCGTCTTCGAGATCTACAACTACTTCCCGGTCCGGTTCAACTACGATCGCGGCAGTTTCGGATTCGCCATCGTCCACGGCGAGCGCGGGGTGTCCATCACACCCGCGGGCGGGCACTGGCCGCCCTTGTCGGAACTCCCCCTCGTGCTGAGACACCTCGACCGAGAGATCAGATCACGCATCCCGTACGGATTCCTCGAATCCCACGGATGGGCGGAGCCGGTGGCATCCGAGATCGTGCTCGATCCGGCCCTGATCACCTTCGCGGCTCAGGCGGGTTACCGCCCTCACCACGACGTCACGTCCCTCACTCTTGCCAACGCGGGCGGCGAGATCAGATACACCGTCGCGGCGGTGCCGGACGGGTACCTCCTTACCCGGGCGGACCGGGCGGGGGAGCCGGAAGAGCTCATGTGGGCGGTGACGTTGAGCTTCGTCGAAGTGTTCCTCGTCGAGCTCATGTCGCCGAGCATCAGGCATCGTCGGTTGCCGCGTATCTCGCTGCCTCACGGTTGGGACGAGGCCGCGGACGGCTTCGAGCCGTTTCGCGCGGAGGGGCGATGGACGGGACTGCGTCGCGACGGGGTCGCGCTTCCGGTGCGCCTCGTCGACCGGGACATCGTGCATCCGGTGATCGGATACTCCCACCTTCTTGGGGGTTCGCTGCGCGAGGTGATCGACTCTTTCTCGGCCCCCGACGGAGCACCCCTGCTCACGGTGTTCGTGAGGACGGCGCCTGTCGAGCGGCCCTGA
- a CDS encoding amidohydrolase yields MTRTLFRGGRIFTADTDPTRQWTDALTIEGETIVAIGADAAVGADEVVDLDGALVLPGFSDAHTHLLMMGQSLGQVALTDARTLDGIQVLLREARAADPDAAVLRGRGWLFDSVPGGAPTAAMIDAVVSDVPVYLDANDYHSCWVNSAALAELGITRDTPDPLGGEIGRDADGEPNGMLFETAAVQYAWAQRDASTTDAERDDAVERMLAAYAAAGVTGVVDMAFDEHGLAAIERAVERHGGRLPLRVSAHWLLENTGEVERNLAQLDRVVELARRPASPWLRVVGVKLILDGVIDACTAAMGAPYADGSNADPIWPLRDLAPVVAAADAAGLQIAMHAIGDAASDAALTAIERAIEANGDLPRRHRLEHLEYAAPGTAERMARLGVTASLQPVHADPAIFANWAAMLGDERVERAFPWPEYERAGALVAFSTDAPTAPYDALANMYVAATRASALDPSVPAVHPQYALPLADAIGHATRDAAASVGDADWRGRLAPGYAADLVVIDTDPFTEGAASLLTARPVRTMVAGRETFAAAREDTR; encoded by the coding sequence ATGACCCGCACGCTCTTCCGGGGCGGCCGGATCTTCACGGCCGACACCGACCCCACCCGACAGTGGACGGATGCCCTCACGATCGAGGGCGAGACGATCGTCGCGATCGGCGCCGACGCGGCGGTCGGCGCGGACGAGGTCGTCGACCTCGACGGAGCGCTCGTGCTCCCCGGATTCTCCGATGCGCACACGCACCTGCTCATGATGGGCCAGTCGCTCGGCCAGGTCGCCCTGACCGACGCGCGCACCCTCGACGGCATCCAGGTTCTCCTGCGCGAGGCCCGCGCCGCCGATCCTGACGCCGCGGTGCTCCGCGGACGCGGGTGGCTGTTCGATTCGGTGCCGGGCGGTGCGCCGACCGCGGCGATGATCGACGCCGTCGTCTCCGACGTGCCGGTCTACCTGGATGCCAACGACTACCACTCCTGCTGGGTGAACTCCGCCGCACTGGCCGAGCTCGGCATCACGCGCGACACCCCCGATCCCCTGGGCGGCGAGATCGGCCGCGACGCCGACGGCGAACCGAACGGGATGCTGTTCGAGACGGCGGCGGTGCAGTACGCGTGGGCGCAGCGCGACGCCTCGACCACGGATGCCGAGCGCGACGATGCCGTGGAACGGATGCTCGCCGCGTACGCCGCCGCCGGGGTGACGGGCGTTGTCGACATGGCGTTCGACGAGCACGGTCTCGCCGCGATCGAGCGGGCCGTCGAGCGGCACGGCGGGCGCCTGCCGTTGCGGGTGTCGGCGCACTGGTTGCTGGAGAACACCGGCGAGGTCGAACGCAACCTCGCTCAGCTCGACCGGGTCGTCGAGCTCGCCCGACGCCCCGCCTCGCCGTGGCTGCGGGTCGTGGGCGTGAAGCTCATCCTCGACGGCGTGATCGACGCGTGCACCGCGGCGATGGGCGCGCCGTACGCCGACGGCTCGAACGCCGATCCGATCTGGCCGCTGCGCGATCTCGCGCCGGTCGTGGCCGCCGCCGACGCCGCGGGGCTGCAGATCGCGATGCATGCGATCGGGGATGCCGCGAGCGACGCCGCCCTCACCGCGATCGAGCGGGCGATCGAGGCGAACGGCGACCTCCCGCGTCGGCACCGCCTCGAGCACCTGGAGTACGCGGCGCCCGGCACGGCCGAGCGCATGGCGCGGCTCGGGGTGACGGCATCCCTCCAGCCCGTCCACGCCGACCCGGCGATCTTCGCCAACTGGGCGGCGATGCTCGGCGACGAGCGGGTGGAACGGGCGTTCCCGTGGCCCGAGTACGAGCGGGCGGGGGCGCTCGTGGCGTTCTCGACCGACGCTCCCACCGCCCCCTACGACGCGCTGGCGAACATGTACGTCGCGGCGACGCGGGCCTCGGCCCTCGACCCGTCGGTGCCGGCCGTGCACCCCCAGTACGCGCTGCCGCTCGCCGACGCGATCGGACACGCGACCCGGGATGCCGCGGCCTCGGTCGGCGACGCCGACTGGCGCGGTCGCCTGGCACCCGGCTATGCCGCCGACCTTGTGGTGATCGACACCGACCCGTTCACCGAGGGCGCGGCATCCCTGCTCACCGCCCGACCGGTGAGGACGATGGTGGCAGGACGCGAGACGTTCGCCGCCGCACGAGAGGACACCCGATGA
- a CDS encoding LacI family DNA-binding transcriptional regulator produces the protein MTPRKPTLHDVAAAAGVSIAAVSFALRDKPGVSPETKDRVLAAARELGYTVNVPARSLRTSRYGAIGLYLPPGSTRLPYYTEFAFGVVDAADRLGLSVILLPHRDTDDASPPTAFVDGYIVVDATTEDAGIRGILDAGRPVVSGEHVLGGDERVSGSVVYDHVTATTRLLDHLAAAGAHRIAAVLPPDGTVWSRDVADAYVAWTAGRGDEPLSRRIGFIPTAAEVTAAVDDLLTVAEVDAVVVVPSGSAAPALDSALRAGRRVGEDLLLAAYVDEPLHGLLTPSVTSFDLEPRDVGATCVALLAEVWDAEPHDRVRAVQPRLLVRDSTSPGGPGRRIAETASG, from the coding sequence GTGACCCCCCGCAAGCCGACGCTCCACGACGTGGCCGCTGCCGCGGGCGTGTCGATCGCGGCGGTGTCCTTCGCCCTGCGCGACAAGCCGGGCGTCTCGCCCGAGACGAAGGACCGGGTGCTCGCCGCCGCGCGCGAGCTCGGGTACACGGTCAACGTCCCCGCCCGCAGCCTCCGCACCTCCCGGTACGGGGCGATCGGGCTGTACCTGCCGCCCGGATCGACCCGGCTGCCGTACTACACCGAGTTCGCCTTCGGCGTCGTGGATGCCGCCGACCGCCTCGGACTCTCCGTCATCCTGCTGCCCCATCGCGACACCGACGACGCCTCCCCGCCGACCGCCTTCGTCGACGGGTACATCGTCGTGGATGCCACGACCGAGGATGCCGGCATCCGGGGCATCCTCGACGCGGGGCGACCGGTCGTGAGCGGCGAGCACGTGCTCGGCGGCGACGAACGGGTCAGCGGGAGCGTCGTCTACGACCACGTCACGGCGACGACCCGACTGCTCGACCATCTCGCCGCCGCCGGCGCGCACCGGATCGCCGCCGTACTGCCGCCGGACGGAACCGTGTGGAGCCGGGACGTGGCGGACGCGTACGTCGCGTGGACCGCGGGGCGCGGCGACGAACCGCTGTCGCGCCGCATCGGGTTCATCCCCACGGCGGCCGAGGTCACGGCGGCCGTCGACGACCTGCTGACCGTCGCGGAGGTCGACGCGGTCGTCGTCGTCCCGAGCGGATCTGCGGCTCCGGCCCTGGACTCCGCCCTGCGCGCGGGCCGGCGCGTCGGGGAAGACCTGCTCCTGGCCGCGTACGTCGACGAGCCCCTGCACGGACTGCTCACACCCAGCGTCACGTCGTTCGACCTCGAGCCCCGCGACGTCGGCGCGACCTGCGTCGCGCTGCTCGCGGAGGTGTGGGATGCCGAACCCCACGACCGCGTCCGCGCCGTCCAGCCGCGACTCCTCGTGCGCGACAGCACCTCGCCGGGCGGTCCCGGTCGCCGAATCGCCGAGACTGCATCCGGCTGA
- a CDS encoding ABC transporter permease has translation MTAITIARDLPRTAGLGQTFRNTLTMAWRGLLKIRRTPEQLIDVTVQPILFTLMFTYIFGGAIAGDVASYLPIIIPGILVQTVITTSVVTGVQLREDMDKGVFDRFRSLPIARIAPLSGALLADTVRYAIATTLTFTMGFIMGFRPAGGLGAVVLAGILVIVCSWAISWIFAFFGVIARTASSVQGVSILILFPLTFLSNAFVPSNTMPSWLQWFVDINPVSHVVTAVRDLVNSGTLGSDAVLSLVGAAVIVAVFAPLTVRAYMRKA, from the coding sequence ATGACCGCGATCACGATCGCCCGCGATCTGCCCCGCACCGCGGGGCTGGGTCAAACGTTCCGCAACACCCTCACCATGGCCTGGCGCGGACTGTTGAAGATCCGCCGCACCCCCGAGCAGCTCATCGACGTCACGGTGCAGCCGATCCTGTTCACCCTGATGTTCACGTACATCTTCGGCGGCGCGATCGCCGGCGACGTCGCGAGCTACCTGCCGATCATCATCCCCGGCATCCTCGTGCAGACCGTCATCACGACCTCGGTCGTGACGGGCGTGCAGCTGCGCGAGGACATGGACAAGGGCGTGTTCGACCGGTTCCGGTCGCTGCCGATCGCGCGCATCGCACCGCTGTCGGGAGCGCTGCTCGCCGACACGGTCCGCTACGCGATCGCGACGACGCTGACGTTCACGATGGGCTTCATCATGGGCTTCCGGCCCGCCGGTGGCCTCGGTGCGGTCGTGCTCGCCGGCATCCTGGTCATCGTCTGCTCGTGGGCGATCAGCTGGATCTTCGCGTTCTTCGGCGTGATCGCGCGGACCGCGTCGAGCGTGCAGGGCGTTTCGATCCTGATCCTGTTCCCGCTCACGTTCCTCTCGAACGCCTTCGTGCCCTCGAACACGATGCCCTCGTGGCTGCAGTGGTTCGTCGACATCAACCCGGTGTCGCACGTGGTCACCGCGGTCCGCGATCTCGTGAACTCCGGGACGCTCGGCTCGGACGCCGTCCTGTCGCTGGTCGGCGCGGCCGTCATCGTGGCGGTGTTCGCGCCGCTGACGGTGCGCGCCTACATGCGGAAGGCCTAG